A part of Cannabis sativa cultivar Pink pepper isolate KNU-18-1 chromosome 6, ASM2916894v1, whole genome shotgun sequence genomic DNA contains:
- the LOC115725345 gene encoding protein BYPASS1-LIKE, whose amino-acid sequence MPSTENSGTSSPLAAFGRSIWSFRREQVHSMETNQDSSALESELEFFQQRVTERFQDLSSAGNDELLSIPWIQKLLDAFNSSLEDFRVILLNNKAEVSKPPLERLVDDFFERIVKALDICNATCDGIEKIRSWHKLLDIVVCALDSKKRALSEGQFRRARKALVDLALVMLDERDTGSVFSHRNMSFGRHNTKKDHLSHHRNQSSGHSRSLSWSVSNSWSAAKQLQSIATNLIPPRGNEIVATNGLAVPVFTMSFVLMFVLWTLVAAIPCQDRGLNVHFSVPRNFSWGTPLMSLLNRILEESKKRENRNTNGLLREIYQVERCARHMTDLVDSVQFPLTEEQKEEVEQRVHEVAAVCESFRNGLDPLERQLREVFRRIMNCRTEGHDILNRGKNDLD is encoded by the coding sequence ATGCCTTCAACGGAAAATTCAGGCACTTCTTCACCTCTGGCCGCATTTGGTCGATCAATTTGGAGTTTTAGGAGAGAACAAGTTCACTCAATGGAGACTAATCAGGACTCTAGTGCCCTTGAATCTGAGCTCGAGTTCTTCCAACAGCGTGTCACAGAACGATTCCAAGACCTTTCTAGTGCTGGCAATGATGAATTGCTTTCAATTCCATGGATTCAAAAGCTTTTGGATGCTTTCAATTCCTCTTTGGAGGATTTCAGAGTAAttcttttgaataataaggCAGAGGTCTCAAAGCCACCGTTGGAGCGTTTGGTTGATGATTTCTTTGAAAGGATTGTGAAGGCTCTTGATATCTGTAATGCCACCTGTGATGGGATTGAGAAGATCAGGTCATGGCATAAGCTTTTGGATATTGTTGTTTGCGCTTTAGACTCGAAGAAGAGGGCACTGAGTGAGGGACAATTCCGCCGTGCAAGAAAGGCTTTGGTCGATTTGGCACTTGTAATGCTCGACGAAAGGGACACTGGTTCGGTGTTTTCTCACAGGAACATGTCTTTTGGCCGTCATAACACGAAGAAGGATCATCTTTCTCACCATAGAAATCAATCCTCAGGGCATTCTCGGTCTCTTTCGTGGAGTGTATCCAATTCTTGGTCAGCTGCAAAACAACTCCAATCCATTGCCACAAACTTGATACCACCTCGTGGAAACGAGATTGTGGCCACAAATGGGCTCGCGGTACCTGTTTTCACAATGAGTTTTGTGCTCATGTTTGTTTTGTGGACTCTTGTGGCTGCAATCCCATGTCAGGATCGCGGTCTTAATGTCCATTTCTCAGTGCCCCGCAATTTCTCATGGGGAACGCCTTTGATGTCACTTCTCAATCGGATTTTGGAAGAAtccaaaaagagagagaatcgAAACACCAATGGATTGTTGAGGGAGATTTATCAGGTTGAAAGATGTGCACGCCACATGACTGACTTGGTGGATTCTGTTCAGTTTCCCTTGACAGAAGAGCAAAAGGAGGAGGTAGAGCAAAGGGTGCATGAGGTAGCTGCGGTTTGTGAAAGTTTTCGAAATGGATTGGATCCATTGGAGCGTCAACTAAGAGAAGTCTTTCGAAGAATTATGAATTGCCGAACTGAAGGCCATGATATCTTGAATAGGGGGAAAAACGACCTTGATTAA